In one window of Zingiber officinale cultivar Zhangliang chromosome 11A, Zo_v1.1, whole genome shotgun sequence DNA:
- the LOC122032107 gene encoding NAD(P)H-quinone oxidoreductase chain 4, chloroplastic, translated as FIKYGLLWSKTYLVFITNNFPWLTILVVLPISVGSCIFFLPYRGNKMFRWYAIGICLLELLLMTHVFCHHFQLDDPLIQLEEDFKWIDIFDFHWRLGIDGLSIGPILLTGFITSLATLAAWPVTKNSQLFYFLMLAMYSGQIGPFSSRDLLLFFMMWELELIPVYLLLSMWGGKNRLYSATKFILYTAGGSIFLLIGVLGMGLYGSNEPTLDFGKLANQSYPVALEIILYFGFLIAYAVKLPIIPLHTWLPDTHGEAHYSTCMLLAGILLKMGAYGLIRINMELLSHAHSIF; from the coding sequence tttattaagtACGGGCTTTTGTGGTCAAAAACGTATCTTGTCTTTATCACGAATAATTTTCCTTGGCTAACAATACTTGTTGTTTTGCCGATATCCGTCGGCtcttgcattttttttcttccttataGAGGAAATAAGATGTTCAGGTGGTATGCTATAGGTATTTGCTTGTTAGAACTCCTTTTAATGACCCACGTTTTCTGTCATCATTTCCAATTGGACGATCCATTAATCCAATTGGAAGAAGATTTTAAATGGATAGATATTTTTGATTTTCACTGGAGACTGGGAATCGATGGACTTTCCATAGGACCCATTTTACTGACAGGATTTATCACCAGTTTAGCTACTTTAGCAGCTTGGCCAGTTACTAAAAATTCACAATTGTTCTATTTTCTCATGCTAGCAATGTACAGCGGTCAAATAGGACCATTTTCTTCTCGAGACCTTTTACTTTTTTTCATGATGTGGGAGTTAGAATTAATTCCTGTTTATTTACTTTTATCCATGTGGGGAGGAAAGAACCGTCTCTACTCGGCGACAAAGTTTATTTTGTACACGGCGGGGGGCTCCATTTTTCTTTTAATAGGAGTTTTGGGTATGGGTTTATATGGTTCTAATGAACCTACATTAGATTTTGGAAAATTAGCTAATCAATCATATCCTGTGGCATtggaaataatattatattttggaTTCCTTATTGCTTATGCCGTCAAATTGCCGATTATACCTCTACATACTTGGTTACCCGATACCCATGGAGAAGCACATTACAGTACATGTATGCTTCTGGCTGGAATCTTATTAAAAATGGGAGCATATGGACTTATTCGAATCAATATGGAATTATTATCCCACGCTCATTCCATATTT